The Microcoleus sp. FACHB-672 region CCGCCGTTGTATAGCCATTCATCTAAGCTGGCTGCTTCCCAAATTGGGTAGAAGTGCAGGCCGATGGCGTTAGAGGAGGGCACGACTGCGCCGGAGATGATGTTGTTGCCGTACAGTAAGGAGCCGGCAACGGGTTCGCGGATGCCATCGATGTCCACGGGAGGAGCAGCGATGAAGGCGATGATGAAGCAGGTGGTTGCGGTTAGGAGGGTGGGGATCATTAGGACGCCGAACCAGCCGACATAAAGCCGGTTTTCGGTTGATGTGACCCACTCGCAGAACCGTTCCCAAACGTTGGCGCTTTCGCGGCGTTGGAGAGTTGTGGTCATTTGTTTATGATTGCTATTGATTTTTCGAGGTGCGCGGTAGTGTTTTTTCTACCTTAATATATAGATTACTGTCTATATTGAGTTTTGTAAAGTAATTTAATCAAAATATTTTTGCCATTTTAGGTTTCAGGCTCAGCCTAAAAAGGCGAGGAGGCTACGCTAGCCCGGAATAAGGATGCCTGAGCCAAGTAAAGTAATGACTTTAAACTATGTCACGGATTGTTACATACAGCTCTGCTTACACCGTAGTGCCGACTTATGAATGCTTTAACCGTTGCACCTACTGCAACTTTCGGGTTGACCCGCAGCAAAGTCCCTGGCTGGAATTAAGCGACGCCCAAAGGTTGCTGAAGTCGCTGCACGGCACCGGCATGATTGAAATTCTCATTCTCAGTGGTGAGGTGCATTCGCAAAGTTCTCGCCGGCAAGCCTGGTTTGAGCGCATTTACAATTTGTGTGAACTCGCCTTATCACTAGGTTTTCTCCCACACACAAATGCCGGCCCTCTCAGTTTGGAAGAGATGGCAACGTTAAAAACTGTCAATGTATCGATGGGGCTAATGTTAGAGCAGCTGACACCCAAACTGATGCAAACGGTTCACCGGCACGCACCCAGCAAAGTTCCAGAGTGCCGGCTGCAACAATTGCAATGGGCGGGAGAACTGCAAATTCCTTTCACCACCGGCCTTTTATTAGGAATTGGGGAAACTCTAGACGACTGCGAGGAAACGTTACAAGCGATCGCAGACATTCACCGGCGATGGGGACATATTCAAGAAGTGATTCTGCAACCCCACAGTCCAGGGACTCAGCAGACGTGGGAAGGTTCAGCGTTTAGTGTTCACCGGCTAATAGAAGTGGTTAAAATCGCCCGTCAGATTCTCCCGGCGGAGGTCGTTTTGCAAATTCCCCCCAATTTAGTGCAAGAACCGGCAGCATTACTCGCTTGTTTAGAAGCCGGCGCGCGAGATTTAGGGGGAATTGGGCCGCGTGATGAGGTTAACCCCGACTACCCCCATCCCCACCATCAGCAACTCTCAGAAATCTTAAAACCGGCAGGATGGCAGTTGGTGCCACGCTTGCCGGTTTATCCTCAATATGACAGTTGGCTGCAAGGACGCTTACAGGACGCCGTCAAACAGTGGCGCAGTGCAATTAATAACCCGTTGACGCGAAATTAGGCTGAAACGCATAATTAACGCGCTCAACCTTGGTTTCACATCTGCCGTCGGGATAGAGTTTCAATAGGCGGAATCCTGGTTCCACCTCATCGAGGGAAAACTTGTTGCTTTGCGGTTTGAACTGAATACAAGTCGAGGGGGTAGTTAAGTAACGAACTCCCCGGCGTTCCCGTTCAATTTCTTGATGAATATGACCGCATAAGACGAGTTTAACTTGGGGGTGCCGGTCAAGAACAGCAAACAGCTCTTCTGGATTTTGCAGGGTGCTGCCATCTAGCCAGTGTGAATTCACCACGAAGGGTGGGTGATGTAACGCGACAAGGGTGGGCCGGTTGCCGACGAGATTGAGCTGCCAGTCTAACCAATCTAAGCTTGCCGGTGACAGAAAACCGTGAACGTATCCCGGTACGCCGGAGTTGAGCAGTAAAAAGCTCCAGTTGCCCACGTCAAAAGCTTTGTGAGGAAAGATG contains the following coding sequences:
- the cofG gene encoding 7,8-didemethyl-8-hydroxy-5-deazariboflavin synthase subunit CofG; translated protein: MSRIVTYSSAYTVVPTYECFNRCTYCNFRVDPQQSPWLELSDAQRLLKSLHGTGMIEILILSGEVHSQSSRRQAWFERIYNLCELALSLGFLPHTNAGPLSLEEMATLKTVNVSMGLMLEQLTPKLMQTVHRHAPSKVPECRLQQLQWAGELQIPFTTGLLLGIGETLDDCEETLQAIADIHRRWGHIQEVILQPHSPGTQQTWEGSAFSVHRLIEVVKIARQILPAEVVLQIPPNLVQEPAALLACLEAGARDLGGIGPRDEVNPDYPHPHHQQLSEILKPAGWQLVPRLPVYPQYDSWLQGRLQDAVKQWRSAINNPLTRN
- the cpdA gene encoding 3',5'-cyclic-AMP phosphodiesterase, giving the protein MSQVTPLLVAQVTDIHLFADAKQELLGLATLSSFQAVLAQLQALQPQPDLLLLTGDLSQDQTPESYKLLLSLVSPLGIPTYWLPGNHDCLPVMQQVLTEPPIFPHKAFDVGNWSFLLLNSGVPGYVHGFLSPASLDWLDWQLNLVGNRPTLVALHHPPFVVNSHWLDGSTLQNPEELFAVLDRHPQVKLVLCGHIHQEIERERRGVRYLTTPSTCIQFKPQSNKFSLDEVEPGFRLLKLYPDGRCETKVERVNYAFQPNFASTGY